A single genomic interval of Tursiops truncatus isolate mTurTru1 chromosome 1, mTurTru1.mat.Y, whole genome shotgun sequence harbors:
- the WRAP73 gene encoding WD repeat-containing protein WRAP73 isoform X6 encodes MHASARSPDWLRRSSSVTSGRGGAVAAGWVSRSWGPAAAMNFSEAFKLSSLLCKFSPDGKYLLRITVWSLCTKSVSYIKYPKACQQGITFTRDGRYLALAERRDCKDYVSILVCSDWQLLRHFDTDTQDLAGIEWAPNGCVLAAWDSCLEYKILLYSLDGRLLSAFCAYEWSLGIKSVAWSPSSQFLAVGSYDGKVGGRPRGEAHGQCPSGSDHVASTRPPPQVRILNHVTWKMITEFGHPATINNPKIVVYKEAEKSPPLVLGRLAFPPPRAAAGPLSSTESEWRQRSHWDGHQALQWYLARRSSRNTASQGRARGQALCAAASFPPSPVFHEVASVPVSLQTLKPAADRANPRIGIGALAFSPDNCFLATRSDSVPTAVWIWDIQKLRLLAVLEQLSAVRCFQWDPRQARLAICTGGGKVYLWSPAGCVSVQVPGEGDFQVLSVCWHLSGDSLALLSKDHFCLCFLETEQGVGTAFGQRGDHT; translated from the exons ATGCACGCGTCCGCCCGGAGCCCTGACTGGCTGCGGCGCTCGTCCTCCGTCACTTCCGGTCGCGGAGGGGCGGTTGCGGCGGGCTGGGTTTCGCGGTCGTGGGGTCCAGCGGCCGCCATGAACTTCTCCGAGGCGTTCAAGCTCTCCAGCCTGCTCTGCAAGTTCTCCCCGGACGGCAAGTATCTG CTGCGGATAACTGTCTGGTCCTTGTGCACAAAGTCCGTGTCCTACATCAAGTACCCTAAGGCTTGTCAGCAGG GAATAACCTTTACCAGGGACGGCCGCTACCTGGCGCTGGCCGAGAGACGGGACTGCAAAGACTACGTGAGCATCTTGGTCTGCAGCGACTGGCAGCTTCTGCGG CACTTTGACACGGACACGCAGGACCTGGCCGGGATCGAGTGGGCCCCCAACGGCTGCGTGCTGGCCGCCTGGGACTCCTGCCTGGAG TACAAGATCCTGCTCTACTCCCTGGACGGCCGGCTGCTGTCTGCGTTCTGTGCTTACGAGTGGTCCCTGGGCATCAAGTCCGTGGCCTGGAGCCCCAGCAGTCAGTTCCTGGCAGTCGGGAGCTACGACGGAAAGGTGGGAGGGCGTCCTCGGGGTGAAGCCCACGGCCAGTGCCCCAGCGGCTCTGACCACGTGGCTTCCACCCGCCCCCCGCCACAggtgcggattcttaaccacgtgACGTGGAAAATGATCACAGAATTCGGGCATCCCGCGACCATTAATAATCCCAAAATA GTGGTGTACAAGGAGGCCGAGAAGAGCCCGCCACTGGTGCTGGGCCGCCTGGCCTTCCCTCCGCCCAGAGCAGCGGCTGGACCCCTGTCCTCCACGGAGAGCGAAT GGCGTCAGAGGAGCCACTGGGACGGCCACCAGGCCCTGCAGTGGTACCTGGCCCGTCGCAGCTCCAGAAACACGGCCTCGCAGGGGAGGGCGCGAGGACAGGCCTTGTGCGCCGCGGCCAGTTTCCCACCGAGCCCTGTTTTCC ACGAGGTTGCCTCGGTGCCGGTCTCCTTACAGACGCTGAAGCCTGCCGCCGACAGAGCCAACCCCAGGATCGGCATCGGGGCGCTGGCCTTCAGTCCCGACAACTGCTTCCTGGCGACGAGGAGTG ACAGCGTCCCCACCGCCGTCTGGATCTGGGACATCCAGAAGCTGAGGCTGCTCGCGGTGCTGGAGCAGCTGTCCGCCGTGCGCTGCTTCCAGTGGGACCCGCGGCAGGCCCGGCTGGCCATCTGCACGGGGGGCGGCAAGGTGTACCTGTGGTCGCCGGCGGGCTGCGTGTCGGTGCAGGTACCCGGGGAAG GTGACTTCCAGGTGCTCTCCGTGTGCTGGCACCTGAGTGGGGACTCCCTGGCCCTCCTCAGCAAGGACCACTTCTGCCTGTGCTTCCTGGAGACGGAGCAGGGGGTCGGCACAGCCTTCGGGCAGAGGGGTGACCACACGTAG
- the WRAP73 gene encoding WD repeat-containing protein WRAP73 isoform X7 yields the protein MHASARSPDWLRRSSSVTSGRGGAVAAGWVSRSWGPAAAMNFSEAFKLSSLLCKFSPDGKYLASCVQYRLVVRDANTLQICQLYTCLDQIQHIEWSADSLFILCALYKRGLVQVWSLEQPEWHCKIDEGSAGLVASCWSPDGRHILNTTEFHLRITVWSLCTKSVSYIKYPKACQQGITFTRDGRYLALAERRDCKDYVSILVCSDWQLLRHFDTDTQDLAGIEWAPNGCVLAAWDSCLEYKILLYSLDGRLLSAFCAYEWSLGIKSVAWSPSSQFLAVGSYDGKVGGRPRGEAHGQCPSGSDHVASTRPPPQVRILNHVTWKMITEFGHPATINNPKIVVYKEAEKSPPLVLGRLAFPPPRAAAGPLSSTESEWRQRSHWDGHQALQWYLARRSSRNTASQGRARGQALCAAASFPPSPVFHAEACRRQSQPQDRHRGAGLQSRQLLPGDEE from the exons ATGCACGCGTCCGCCCGGAGCCCTGACTGGCTGCGGCGCTCGTCCTCCGTCACTTCCGGTCGCGGAGGGGCGGTTGCGGCGGGCTGGGTTTCGCGGTCGTGGGGTCCAGCGGCCGCCATGAACTTCTCCGAGGCGTTCAAGCTCTCCAGCCTGCTCTGCAAGTTCTCCCCGGACGGCAAGTATCTG gcTTCCTGCGTCCAGTACCGGTTAGTGGTCCGGGATGCCAACACCCTCCAGATCTGCCAGCTGTACACGTGCCTGGACCAGATCCAGCACATCGAGTGGTCGGCCGACTCGCTCTTCATCCTGTGTGCCCTCTACAAGCGGGGGCTGGTGCAG GTGTGGTCTTTGGAGCAGCCAGAGTGGCACTGCAAAATAGACGAGGGTTCGGCAGGGCTGGTGGCTTCCTGCTGGAGCCCCGATGGGCGCCACATCCTCAACACGACGGAATTCCAC CTGCGGATAACTGTCTGGTCCTTGTGCACAAAGTCCGTGTCCTACATCAAGTACCCTAAGGCTTGTCAGCAGG GAATAACCTTTACCAGGGACGGCCGCTACCTGGCGCTGGCCGAGAGACGGGACTGCAAAGACTACGTGAGCATCTTGGTCTGCAGCGACTGGCAGCTTCTGCGG CACTTTGACACGGACACGCAGGACCTGGCCGGGATCGAGTGGGCCCCCAACGGCTGCGTGCTGGCCGCCTGGGACTCCTGCCTGGAG TACAAGATCCTGCTCTACTCCCTGGACGGCCGGCTGCTGTCTGCGTTCTGTGCTTACGAGTGGTCCCTGGGCATCAAGTCCGTGGCCTGGAGCCCCAGCAGTCAGTTCCTGGCAGTCGGGAGCTACGACGGAAAGGTGGGAGGGCGTCCTCGGGGTGAAGCCCACGGCCAGTGCCCCAGCGGCTCTGACCACGTGGCTTCCACCCGCCCCCCGCCACAggtgcggattcttaaccacgtgACGTGGAAAATGATCACAGAATTCGGGCATCCCGCGACCATTAATAATCCCAAAATA GTGGTGTACAAGGAGGCCGAGAAGAGCCCGCCACTGGTGCTGGGCCGCCTGGCCTTCCCTCCGCCCAGAGCAGCGGCTGGACCCCTGTCCTCCACGGAGAGCGAAT GGCGTCAGAGGAGCCACTGGGACGGCCACCAGGCCCTGCAGTGGTACCTGGCCCGTCGCAGCTCCAGAAACACGGCCTCGCAGGGGAGGGCGCGAGGACAGGCCTTGTGCGCCGCGGCCAGTTTCCCACCGAGCCCTGTTTTCC ACGCTGAAGCCTGCCGCCGACAGAGCCAACCCCAGGATCGGCATCGGGGCGCTGGCCTTCAGTCCCGACAACTGCTTCCTGGCGACGAGGAGTG A
- the WRAP73 gene encoding WD repeat-containing protein WRAP73 isoform X8, translating to MHASARSPDWLRRSSSVTSGRGGAVAAGWVSRSWGPAAAMNFSEAFKLSSLLCKFSPDGKYLASCVQYRLVVRDANTLQICQLYTCLDQIQHIEWSADSLFILCALYKRGLVQVWSLEQPEWHCKIDEGSAGLVASCWSPDGRHILNTTEFHLRITVWSLCTKSVSYIKYPKACQQGITFTRDGRYLALAERRDCKDYVSILVCSDWQLLRHFDTDTQDLAGIEWAPNGCVLAAWDSCLEYKILLYSLDGRLLSAFCAYEWSLGIKSVAWSPSSQFLAVGSYDGKVGGRPRGEAHGQCPSGSDHVASTRPPPQVRILNHVTWKMITEFGHPATINNPKIVVYKEAEKSPPLVLGRLAFPPPRAAAGPLSSTESEYAEACRRQSQPQDRHRGAGLQSRQLLPGDEE from the exons ATGCACGCGTCCGCCCGGAGCCCTGACTGGCTGCGGCGCTCGTCCTCCGTCACTTCCGGTCGCGGAGGGGCGGTTGCGGCGGGCTGGGTTTCGCGGTCGTGGGGTCCAGCGGCCGCCATGAACTTCTCCGAGGCGTTCAAGCTCTCCAGCCTGCTCTGCAAGTTCTCCCCGGACGGCAAGTATCTG gcTTCCTGCGTCCAGTACCGGTTAGTGGTCCGGGATGCCAACACCCTCCAGATCTGCCAGCTGTACACGTGCCTGGACCAGATCCAGCACATCGAGTGGTCGGCCGACTCGCTCTTCATCCTGTGTGCCCTCTACAAGCGGGGGCTGGTGCAG GTGTGGTCTTTGGAGCAGCCAGAGTGGCACTGCAAAATAGACGAGGGTTCGGCAGGGCTGGTGGCTTCCTGCTGGAGCCCCGATGGGCGCCACATCCTCAACACGACGGAATTCCAC CTGCGGATAACTGTCTGGTCCTTGTGCACAAAGTCCGTGTCCTACATCAAGTACCCTAAGGCTTGTCAGCAGG GAATAACCTTTACCAGGGACGGCCGCTACCTGGCGCTGGCCGAGAGACGGGACTGCAAAGACTACGTGAGCATCTTGGTCTGCAGCGACTGGCAGCTTCTGCGG CACTTTGACACGGACACGCAGGACCTGGCCGGGATCGAGTGGGCCCCCAACGGCTGCGTGCTGGCCGCCTGGGACTCCTGCCTGGAG TACAAGATCCTGCTCTACTCCCTGGACGGCCGGCTGCTGTCTGCGTTCTGTGCTTACGAGTGGTCCCTGGGCATCAAGTCCGTGGCCTGGAGCCCCAGCAGTCAGTTCCTGGCAGTCGGGAGCTACGACGGAAAGGTGGGAGGGCGTCCTCGGGGTGAAGCCCACGGCCAGTGCCCCAGCGGCTCTGACCACGTGGCTTCCACCCGCCCCCCGCCACAggtgcggattcttaaccacgtgACGTGGAAAATGATCACAGAATTCGGGCATCCCGCGACCATTAATAATCCCAAAATA GTGGTGTACAAGGAGGCCGAGAAGAGCCCGCCACTGGTGCTGGGCCGCCTGGCCTTCCCTCCGCCCAGAGCAGCGGCTGGACCCCTGTCCTCCACGGAGAGCGAAT ACGCTGAAGCCTGCCGCCGACAGAGCCAACCCCAGGATCGGCATCGGGGCGCTGGCCTTCAGTCCCGACAACTGCTTCCTGGCGACGAGGAGTG A
- the WRAP73 gene encoding WD repeat-containing protein WRAP73 isoform X1, whose amino-acid sequence MHASARSPDWLRRSSSVTSGRGGAVAAGWVSRSWGPAAAMNFSEAFKLSSLLCKFSPDGKYLASCVQYRLVVRDANTLQICQLYTCLDQIQHIEWSADSLFILCALYKRGLVQVWSLEQPEWHCKIDEGSAGLVASCWSPDGRHILNTTEFHLRITVWSLCTKSVSYIKYPKACQQGITFTRDGRYLALAERRDCKDYVSILVCSDWQLLRHFDTDTQDLAGIEWAPNGCVLAAWDSCLEYKILLYSLDGRLLSAFCAYEWSLGIKSVAWSPSSQFLAVGSYDGKVGGRPRGEAHGQCPSGSDHVASTRPPPQVRILNHVTWKMITEFGHPATINNPKIVVYKEAEKSPPLVLGRLAFPPPRAAAGPLSSTESEWRQRSHWDGHQALQWYLARRSSRNTASQGRARGQALCAAASFPPSPVFHEVASVPVSLQTLKPAADRANPRIGIGALAFSPDNCFLATRSDSVPTAVWIWDIQKLRLLAVLEQLSAVRCFQWDPRQARLAICTGGGKVYLWSPAGCVSVQVPGEGDFQVLSVCWHLSGDSLALLSKDHFCLCFLETEQGVGTAFGQRGDHT is encoded by the exons ATGCACGCGTCCGCCCGGAGCCCTGACTGGCTGCGGCGCTCGTCCTCCGTCACTTCCGGTCGCGGAGGGGCGGTTGCGGCGGGCTGGGTTTCGCGGTCGTGGGGTCCAGCGGCCGCCATGAACTTCTCCGAGGCGTTCAAGCTCTCCAGCCTGCTCTGCAAGTTCTCCCCGGACGGCAAGTATCTG gcTTCCTGCGTCCAGTACCGGTTAGTGGTCCGGGATGCCAACACCCTCCAGATCTGCCAGCTGTACACGTGCCTGGACCAGATCCAGCACATCGAGTGGTCGGCCGACTCGCTCTTCATCCTGTGTGCCCTCTACAAGCGGGGGCTGGTGCAG GTGTGGTCTTTGGAGCAGCCAGAGTGGCACTGCAAAATAGACGAGGGTTCGGCAGGGCTGGTGGCTTCCTGCTGGAGCCCCGATGGGCGCCACATCCTCAACACGACGGAATTCCAC CTGCGGATAACTGTCTGGTCCTTGTGCACAAAGTCCGTGTCCTACATCAAGTACCCTAAGGCTTGTCAGCAGG GAATAACCTTTACCAGGGACGGCCGCTACCTGGCGCTGGCCGAGAGACGGGACTGCAAAGACTACGTGAGCATCTTGGTCTGCAGCGACTGGCAGCTTCTGCGG CACTTTGACACGGACACGCAGGACCTGGCCGGGATCGAGTGGGCCCCCAACGGCTGCGTGCTGGCCGCCTGGGACTCCTGCCTGGAG TACAAGATCCTGCTCTACTCCCTGGACGGCCGGCTGCTGTCTGCGTTCTGTGCTTACGAGTGGTCCCTGGGCATCAAGTCCGTGGCCTGGAGCCCCAGCAGTCAGTTCCTGGCAGTCGGGAGCTACGACGGAAAGGTGGGAGGGCGTCCTCGGGGTGAAGCCCACGGCCAGTGCCCCAGCGGCTCTGACCACGTGGCTTCCACCCGCCCCCCGCCACAggtgcggattcttaaccacgtgACGTGGAAAATGATCACAGAATTCGGGCATCCCGCGACCATTAATAATCCCAAAATA GTGGTGTACAAGGAGGCCGAGAAGAGCCCGCCACTGGTGCTGGGCCGCCTGGCCTTCCCTCCGCCCAGAGCAGCGGCTGGACCCCTGTCCTCCACGGAGAGCGAAT GGCGTCAGAGGAGCCACTGGGACGGCCACCAGGCCCTGCAGTGGTACCTGGCCCGTCGCAGCTCCAGAAACACGGCCTCGCAGGGGAGGGCGCGAGGACAGGCCTTGTGCGCCGCGGCCAGTTTCCCACCGAGCCCTGTTTTCC ACGAGGTTGCCTCGGTGCCGGTCTCCTTACAGACGCTGAAGCCTGCCGCCGACAGAGCCAACCCCAGGATCGGCATCGGGGCGCTGGCCTTCAGTCCCGACAACTGCTTCCTGGCGACGAGGAGTG ACAGCGTCCCCACCGCCGTCTGGATCTGGGACATCCAGAAGCTGAGGCTGCTCGCGGTGCTGGAGCAGCTGTCCGCCGTGCGCTGCTTCCAGTGGGACCCGCGGCAGGCCCGGCTGGCCATCTGCACGGGGGGCGGCAAGGTGTACCTGTGGTCGCCGGCGGGCTGCGTGTCGGTGCAGGTACCCGGGGAAG GTGACTTCCAGGTGCTCTCCGTGTGCTGGCACCTGAGTGGGGACTCCCTGGCCCTCCTCAGCAAGGACCACTTCTGCCTGTGCTTCCTGGAGACGGAGCAGGGGGTCGGCACAGCCTTCGGGCAGAGGGGTGACCACACGTAG
- the WRAP73 gene encoding WD repeat-containing protein WRAP73 isoform X4 — MHASARSPDWLRRSSSVTSGRGGAVAAGWVSRSWGPAAAMNFSEAFKLSSLLCKFSPDGKYLASCVQYRLVVRDANTLQICQLYTCLDQIQHIEWSADSLFILCALYKRGLVQVWSLEQPEWHCKIDEGSAGLVASCWSPDGRHILNTTEFHLRITVWSLCTKSVSYIKYPKACQQGITFTRDGRYLALAERRDCKDYVSILVCSDWQLLRHFDTDTQDLAGIEWAPNGCVLAAWDSCLEYKILLYSLDGRLLSAFCAYEWSLGIKSVAWSPSSQFLAVGSYDGKVGGRPRGEAHGQCPSGSDHVASTRPPPQVRILNHVTWKMITEFGHPATINNPKIVVYKEAEKSPPLVLGRLAFPPPRAAAGPLSSTESEYEVASVPVSLQTLKPAADRANPRIGIGALAFSPDNCFLATRSDSVPTAVWIWDIQKLRLLAVLEQLSAVRCFQWDPRQARLAICTGGGKVYLWSPAGCVSVQVPGEGDFQVLSVCWHLSGDSLALLSKDHFCLCFLETEQGVGTAFGQRGDHT; from the exons ATGCACGCGTCCGCCCGGAGCCCTGACTGGCTGCGGCGCTCGTCCTCCGTCACTTCCGGTCGCGGAGGGGCGGTTGCGGCGGGCTGGGTTTCGCGGTCGTGGGGTCCAGCGGCCGCCATGAACTTCTCCGAGGCGTTCAAGCTCTCCAGCCTGCTCTGCAAGTTCTCCCCGGACGGCAAGTATCTG gcTTCCTGCGTCCAGTACCGGTTAGTGGTCCGGGATGCCAACACCCTCCAGATCTGCCAGCTGTACACGTGCCTGGACCAGATCCAGCACATCGAGTGGTCGGCCGACTCGCTCTTCATCCTGTGTGCCCTCTACAAGCGGGGGCTGGTGCAG GTGTGGTCTTTGGAGCAGCCAGAGTGGCACTGCAAAATAGACGAGGGTTCGGCAGGGCTGGTGGCTTCCTGCTGGAGCCCCGATGGGCGCCACATCCTCAACACGACGGAATTCCAC CTGCGGATAACTGTCTGGTCCTTGTGCACAAAGTCCGTGTCCTACATCAAGTACCCTAAGGCTTGTCAGCAGG GAATAACCTTTACCAGGGACGGCCGCTACCTGGCGCTGGCCGAGAGACGGGACTGCAAAGACTACGTGAGCATCTTGGTCTGCAGCGACTGGCAGCTTCTGCGG CACTTTGACACGGACACGCAGGACCTGGCCGGGATCGAGTGGGCCCCCAACGGCTGCGTGCTGGCCGCCTGGGACTCCTGCCTGGAG TACAAGATCCTGCTCTACTCCCTGGACGGCCGGCTGCTGTCTGCGTTCTGTGCTTACGAGTGGTCCCTGGGCATCAAGTCCGTGGCCTGGAGCCCCAGCAGTCAGTTCCTGGCAGTCGGGAGCTACGACGGAAAGGTGGGAGGGCGTCCTCGGGGTGAAGCCCACGGCCAGTGCCCCAGCGGCTCTGACCACGTGGCTTCCACCCGCCCCCCGCCACAggtgcggattcttaaccacgtgACGTGGAAAATGATCACAGAATTCGGGCATCCCGCGACCATTAATAATCCCAAAATA GTGGTGTACAAGGAGGCCGAGAAGAGCCCGCCACTGGTGCTGGGCCGCCTGGCCTTCCCTCCGCCCAGAGCAGCGGCTGGACCCCTGTCCTCCACGGAGAGCGAAT ACGAGGTTGCCTCGGTGCCGGTCTCCTTACAGACGCTGAAGCCTGCCGCCGACAGAGCCAACCCCAGGATCGGCATCGGGGCGCTGGCCTTCAGTCCCGACAACTGCTTCCTGGCGACGAGGAGTG ACAGCGTCCCCACCGCCGTCTGGATCTGGGACATCCAGAAGCTGAGGCTGCTCGCGGTGCTGGAGCAGCTGTCCGCCGTGCGCTGCTTCCAGTGGGACCCGCGGCAGGCCCGGCTGGCCATCTGCACGGGGGGCGGCAAGGTGTACCTGTGGTCGCCGGCGGGCTGCGTGTCGGTGCAGGTACCCGGGGAAG GTGACTTCCAGGTGCTCTCCGTGTGCTGGCACCTGAGTGGGGACTCCCTGGCCCTCCTCAGCAAGGACCACTTCTGCCTGTGCTTCCTGGAGACGGAGCAGGGGGTCGGCACAGCCTTCGGGCAGAGGGGTGACCACACGTAG
- the WRAP73 gene encoding WD repeat-containing protein WRAP73 isoform X2, with amino-acid sequence MHASARSPDWLRRSSSVTSGRGGAVAAGWVSRSWGPAAAMNFSEAFKLSSLLCKFSPDGKYLASCVQYRLVVRDANTLQICQLYTCLDQIQHIEWSADSLFILCALYKRGLVQVWSLEQPEWHCKIDEGSAGLVASCWSPDGRHILNTTEFHLRITVWSLCTKSVSYIKYPKACQQGITFTRDGRYLALAERRDCKDYVSILVCSDWQLLRHFDTDTQDLAGIEWAPNGCVLAAWDSCLEYKILLYSLDGRLLSAFCAYEWSLGIKSVAWSPSSQFLAVGSYDGKVRILNHVTWKMITEFGHPATINNPKIVVYKEAEKSPPLVLGRLAFPPPRAAAGPLSSTESEWRQRSHWDGHQALQWYLARRSSRNTASQGRARGQALCAAASFPPSPVFHEVASVPVSLQTLKPAADRANPRIGIGALAFSPDNCFLATRSDSVPTAVWIWDIQKLRLLAVLEQLSAVRCFQWDPRQARLAICTGGGKVYLWSPAGCVSVQVPGEGDFQVLSVCWHLSGDSLALLSKDHFCLCFLETEQGVGTAFGQRGDHT; translated from the exons ATGCACGCGTCCGCCCGGAGCCCTGACTGGCTGCGGCGCTCGTCCTCCGTCACTTCCGGTCGCGGAGGGGCGGTTGCGGCGGGCTGGGTTTCGCGGTCGTGGGGTCCAGCGGCCGCCATGAACTTCTCCGAGGCGTTCAAGCTCTCCAGCCTGCTCTGCAAGTTCTCCCCGGACGGCAAGTATCTG gcTTCCTGCGTCCAGTACCGGTTAGTGGTCCGGGATGCCAACACCCTCCAGATCTGCCAGCTGTACACGTGCCTGGACCAGATCCAGCACATCGAGTGGTCGGCCGACTCGCTCTTCATCCTGTGTGCCCTCTACAAGCGGGGGCTGGTGCAG GTGTGGTCTTTGGAGCAGCCAGAGTGGCACTGCAAAATAGACGAGGGTTCGGCAGGGCTGGTGGCTTCCTGCTGGAGCCCCGATGGGCGCCACATCCTCAACACGACGGAATTCCAC CTGCGGATAACTGTCTGGTCCTTGTGCACAAAGTCCGTGTCCTACATCAAGTACCCTAAGGCTTGTCAGCAGG GAATAACCTTTACCAGGGACGGCCGCTACCTGGCGCTGGCCGAGAGACGGGACTGCAAAGACTACGTGAGCATCTTGGTCTGCAGCGACTGGCAGCTTCTGCGG CACTTTGACACGGACACGCAGGACCTGGCCGGGATCGAGTGGGCCCCCAACGGCTGCGTGCTGGCCGCCTGGGACTCCTGCCTGGAG TACAAGATCCTGCTCTACTCCCTGGACGGCCGGCTGCTGTCTGCGTTCTGTGCTTACGAGTGGTCCCTGGGCATCAAGTCCGTGGCCTGGAGCCCCAGCAGTCAGTTCCTGGCAGTCGGGAGCTACGACGGAAAG gtgcggattcttaaccacgtgACGTGGAAAATGATCACAGAATTCGGGCATCCCGCGACCATTAATAATCCCAAAATA GTGGTGTACAAGGAGGCCGAGAAGAGCCCGCCACTGGTGCTGGGCCGCCTGGCCTTCCCTCCGCCCAGAGCAGCGGCTGGACCCCTGTCCTCCACGGAGAGCGAAT GGCGTCAGAGGAGCCACTGGGACGGCCACCAGGCCCTGCAGTGGTACCTGGCCCGTCGCAGCTCCAGAAACACGGCCTCGCAGGGGAGGGCGCGAGGACAGGCCTTGTGCGCCGCGGCCAGTTTCCCACCGAGCCCTGTTTTCC ACGAGGTTGCCTCGGTGCCGGTCTCCTTACAGACGCTGAAGCCTGCCGCCGACAGAGCCAACCCCAGGATCGGCATCGGGGCGCTGGCCTTCAGTCCCGACAACTGCTTCCTGGCGACGAGGAGTG ACAGCGTCCCCACCGCCGTCTGGATCTGGGACATCCAGAAGCTGAGGCTGCTCGCGGTGCTGGAGCAGCTGTCCGCCGTGCGCTGCTTCCAGTGGGACCCGCGGCAGGCCCGGCTGGCCATCTGCACGGGGGGCGGCAAGGTGTACCTGTGGTCGCCGGCGGGCTGCGTGTCGGTGCAGGTACCCGGGGAAG GTGACTTCCAGGTGCTCTCCGTGTGCTGGCACCTGAGTGGGGACTCCCTGGCCCTCCTCAGCAAGGACCACTTCTGCCTGTGCTTCCTGGAGACGGAGCAGGGGGTCGGCACAGCCTTCGGGCAGAGGGGTGACCACACGTAG
- the WRAP73 gene encoding WD repeat-containing protein WRAP73 isoform X5, translating to MHASARSPDWLRRSSSVTSGRGGAVAAGWVSRSWGPAAAMNFSEAFKLSSLLCKFSPDGKYLASCVQYRLVVRDANTLQICQLYTCLDQIQHIEWSADSLFILCALYKRGLVQVWSLEQPEWHCKIDEGSAGLVASCWSPDGRHILNTTEFHLRITVWSLCTKSVSYIKYPKACQQGITFTRDGRYLALAERRDCKDYVSILVCSDWQLLRHFDTDTQDLAGIEWAPNGCVLAAWDSCLEYKILLYSLDGRLLSAFCAYEWSLGIKSVAWSPSSQFLAVGSYDGKVRILNHVTWKMITEFGHPATINNPKIVVYKEAEKSPPLVLGRLAFPPPRAAAGPLSSTESEYEVASVPVSLQTLKPAADRANPRIGIGALAFSPDNCFLATRSDSVPTAVWIWDIQKLRLLAVLEQLSAVRCFQWDPRQARLAICTGGGKVYLWSPAGCVSVQVPGEGDFQVLSVCWHLSGDSLALLSKDHFCLCFLETEQGVGTAFGQRGDHT from the exons ATGCACGCGTCCGCCCGGAGCCCTGACTGGCTGCGGCGCTCGTCCTCCGTCACTTCCGGTCGCGGAGGGGCGGTTGCGGCGGGCTGGGTTTCGCGGTCGTGGGGTCCAGCGGCCGCCATGAACTTCTCCGAGGCGTTCAAGCTCTCCAGCCTGCTCTGCAAGTTCTCCCCGGACGGCAAGTATCTG gcTTCCTGCGTCCAGTACCGGTTAGTGGTCCGGGATGCCAACACCCTCCAGATCTGCCAGCTGTACACGTGCCTGGACCAGATCCAGCACATCGAGTGGTCGGCCGACTCGCTCTTCATCCTGTGTGCCCTCTACAAGCGGGGGCTGGTGCAG GTGTGGTCTTTGGAGCAGCCAGAGTGGCACTGCAAAATAGACGAGGGTTCGGCAGGGCTGGTGGCTTCCTGCTGGAGCCCCGATGGGCGCCACATCCTCAACACGACGGAATTCCAC CTGCGGATAACTGTCTGGTCCTTGTGCACAAAGTCCGTGTCCTACATCAAGTACCCTAAGGCTTGTCAGCAGG GAATAACCTTTACCAGGGACGGCCGCTACCTGGCGCTGGCCGAGAGACGGGACTGCAAAGACTACGTGAGCATCTTGGTCTGCAGCGACTGGCAGCTTCTGCGG CACTTTGACACGGACACGCAGGACCTGGCCGGGATCGAGTGGGCCCCCAACGGCTGCGTGCTGGCCGCCTGGGACTCCTGCCTGGAG TACAAGATCCTGCTCTACTCCCTGGACGGCCGGCTGCTGTCTGCGTTCTGTGCTTACGAGTGGTCCCTGGGCATCAAGTCCGTGGCCTGGAGCCCCAGCAGTCAGTTCCTGGCAGTCGGGAGCTACGACGGAAAG gtgcggattcttaaccacgtgACGTGGAAAATGATCACAGAATTCGGGCATCCCGCGACCATTAATAATCCCAAAATA GTGGTGTACAAGGAGGCCGAGAAGAGCCCGCCACTGGTGCTGGGCCGCCTGGCCTTCCCTCCGCCCAGAGCAGCGGCTGGACCCCTGTCCTCCACGGAGAGCGAAT ACGAGGTTGCCTCGGTGCCGGTCTCCTTACAGACGCTGAAGCCTGCCGCCGACAGAGCCAACCCCAGGATCGGCATCGGGGCGCTGGCCTTCAGTCCCGACAACTGCTTCCTGGCGACGAGGAGTG ACAGCGTCCCCACCGCCGTCTGGATCTGGGACATCCAGAAGCTGAGGCTGCTCGCGGTGCTGGAGCAGCTGTCCGCCGTGCGCTGCTTCCAGTGGGACCCGCGGCAGGCCCGGCTGGCCATCTGCACGGGGGGCGGCAAGGTGTACCTGTGGTCGCCGGCGGGCTGCGTGTCGGTGCAGGTACCCGGGGAAG GTGACTTCCAGGTGCTCTCCGTGTGCTGGCACCTGAGTGGGGACTCCCTGGCCCTCCTCAGCAAGGACCACTTCTGCCTGTGCTTCCTGGAGACGGAGCAGGGGGTCGGCACAGCCTTCGGGCAGAGGGGTGACCACACGTAG